TATAATAGATAGAAAGAAAAAGTCAAGGTAGAATTTCATAAAAATTAATCTTAACTACCTCAGGCGGATTATTTAATCAAAAATACCTTACAAACAATAAGAAAAAATTATCTGATGAGATAACTTTTTATTAAGGGAAAAACTGCTTTAAGTTTTTCATTTTCAATAACTTAAAGCCATTTGCCAAAAAGATAGGGGGCAGTTCCCCCTACGGCATCCTTAGGGGGTAAAAAGGAATAATTCTTTCCTTAATTTCTTCTCTAATCCCTTCCTTCATTTCTTCCCTCATTTCTCTCCTACTTTCTTTCTCCGTCCCTTTCCTCCTTTCTCCTCTCTTTTTCCTAAAACTCCCTTCCTTCCTTCTGCCACTCGCCTCCTGCCCAATCTTCCCACTCCTCGTCCCTCTCCTTCTTTCCCCAATCGCCTTACGACAATTTTGAAAGAAAAAATAATTTGAAAACATTATAAACAAACGAACCGAAGAGTTGACAGGGATTTCTTTTCTACTAAACTGGAATATGATAGAAACGATAAGAAATAAAAGATTTGGTTTAATCGGTGCGGGCAGGGTTGGTAGTTTTTTTGCTGCTCTCTTAAAGAAAAAAGGTTTAAGGGTGGTAGGGGTCTCTGATATTAATGAAAAGCGAGCGGTTCAACTCTCTCGTTGGTTAGGACTTAAAGGTAAAAATTGGAGGAGTAGAGATTTGGCAGAAATCTCCGATGTCTTATTCTGTGCTACCCCCGATGATGTAATAATTGAGGTCTATGAAGAGATAAAAGATTATCTAAAACCGGGGGCAATCTTTTGCCATTTCTCTGGTAGCCTTTCTCGTAATGCCTTCTCGCCCCAGGCAGCAGTCCTTTCTCTCCATCCAATATATACCTTGACCAAAAGGGATAGAAGAGAGATTTGGAAAAAGGGGGAGGAGATAGAATTTCCTTTTGCTTTGGAAGGGGATGAAAGGGCAATCAATTTTGGGAAAAGGTTAATGAAGGCGATTGGTGGAAATTATATTCTCATCCCAACGGAGAAAAAGGAGATTTATCATCTCGCTTGTGTCTTTGCTTCCAATTTTCTTTGGTCAACCCTCCGCGTCGCCTTCCATCTGATTCAGGATATTGTTGATGATTACCATATCCTCTTACCCCTCGCTTCGGCTTCCTTAAATAATACCTTTTCTTATCCGCCGAAATTATCTGCTACCGGACCAATTGTCCGGGGAGATAAAGAGACAATCAAGAAACACATTAGGGTATTAAAAGAGAGATTCCCGCAATA
This sequence is a window from candidate division WOR-3 bacterium. Protein-coding genes within it:
- a CDS encoding DUF2520 domain-containing protein — its product is MIETIRNKRFGLIGAGRVGSFFAALLKKKGLRVVGVSDINEKRAVQLSRWLGLKGKNWRSRDLAEISDVLFCATPDDVIIEVYEEIKDYLKPGAIFCHFSGSLSRNAFSPQAAVLSLHPIYTLTKRDRREIWKKGEEIEFPFALEGDERAINFGKRLMKAIGGNYILIPTEKKEIYHLACVFASNFLWSTLRVAFHLIQDIVDDYHILLPLASASLNNTFSYPPKLSATGPIVRGDKETIKKHIRVLKERFPQYLSLYKSLSQVIFRLLKEEIPAEARREMERLIHVTR